A genomic window from Silene latifolia isolate original U9 population chromosome Y, ASM4854445v1, whole genome shotgun sequence includes:
- the LOC141631148 gene encoding uncharacterized protein LOC141631148 — MEICDFPLICYWDGEVLEQNGCVTYRGGNQCFILASTKMTYLELVEEIYKGIGVQSLGTQLKVMMKFPSVGCFKIVPLNNEGAFKALWASIRHSHAPSMDIFVEVSTSQIVTPTPSIRLDDVAQFVSLETNDVNDGEFYGNLEGDEIDEELSILDENLLANEEDGDDDLVFASAPIVEFNKIDQLDEDELNSWKTWENMVRYEHGKEFAVGQVFPNKASLSDEVTSYCVKANQFFKVAESKPNTITFKCGRIPTPCNWRLRATQKDFHSDVFTIVTYKGPHDESCVCDMVPQDHMNLKRAFISHEIRNLVEGDWGYKVNSVVTYILDKYGYTISYTKAWNAKQRAIEEIFGDWDKSYKLLPRFMQGLKESNPGTIVQFYTTPTTNPNVQKFKRVFWAFKPCIDGFEHCRPVLSIDGTHLYGKFKGTIL, encoded by the coding sequence atGGAAATTTGTGATTTTCCTCTTATTTGTTATTGGGATGGAGAAGTGTTGGAGCAAAATGGATGTGTAACTTATAGAGGAGGGAATCAATGTTTTATTCTAGCTAGTACAAAGATGACATATCTTGAATTAGTTGAAGAGATTTATAAGGGAATCGGTGTTCAAagtttgggtactcaattgaaggTAATGATGAAATTTCCGAGTGTCGGGTGTTTCAAAATTGTTCCCCTTAATAATGAGGGAGCCTTTAAAGCGTTATGGGCAAGTATTCGTCATTCACATGCTCCTTCAATGGACATATTTGTAGAAGTTTCTACTAGTCAAATTGTCACTCCTACACCAAGTATTAGGCTAGATGATGTTGCTcaatttgtttcacttgaaaCTAATGACGTAAATGATGGGGAATTTTATGGTAACTTAGaaggtgatgagattgatgaggaaTTGTCAATACTTGATGAGAATTTGTTGGCAAATGaagaagatggtgatgatgatcttgTCTTTGCTAGTGCTCCCATTGTTGAGTTTAATAAGATTGATCAATTAGATGAGGATGAATTGAATAGCTGGAAAACTTGGGAAAATATGGTAAGATATGAACATGGGAAAGAGTTTGCGGTTGGACAAGTGTTCCCAAACAAAGCTTCACTTAGCGATGAGGTGACATCATATTGTGTTAAAGCAAATCAATTTTTCAAAGTTGCCGAATCAAAGCCTAATACTATTACCTTCAAATGTGGCCGGATTCCTACACCATGTAATTGGCGGTTAAGGGCTACACAAAAAGACTTTCATTCTGATGTTTTTACCATTGTGACATACAAAGGTCCTCATGATGAGTCTTGTGTTTGTGACATGGTACCTCAAGACCACATGAATTTGAAACGAGCATTCATAAGTCATGAGATTCGTAACCTTGTTGAGGGAGATTGGGGATATAAAGTAAACTCTGTTGTTACTTATATTTTAGATAAGTATGGTTACACAATTTCATACACCAAAGCTTGGAATGCAAAACAAAGAGCAATTGAGGAAATATTTGGAGATTGGGATAAATCATATAAGTTGCTACCTCGTTTCATGCAAGGCTTAAAAGAATCTAATCCTGGCACTATTGTTCAATTTTATACAACACCAACAACTAACCCAAATGTGCAAAAATTCAAGCGTGTTTTTTGGGCATTTAAACCATGTATTGATGGCTTTGAACATTGTCGGCCAGTTTTAAGCATTGATGGAACCCACTTATATGGAAAGTTCAAGGGAACAATTTTGTGA
- the LOC141631150 gene encoding uncharacterized protein LOC141631150, producing the protein MSIDANNQIFPVAFAIVEAENTDSWPWFMSCIRVFVTKRSGLCVISDRHKGIMKAMSEVGSGWEEPYAYHRVCIRHLASNVNTRFRNNAVKEMFGSTAMQLQNKKFDIGFRRLGELNREAQQYVVEIGIEKWSICHDGGHRYGILTTNLAEAFNNVLKGARFLPVTALIKCVFFRVNAYFVERREFARKRLMKGLHYSPKITTLLEENCQKGAYHKVVAFDHVGGVYQVTTRRGSRPMSHGNHLHTVDLSKRTCTCNKFQTYKYPCSHVYAVCKKKGLNATQFVDIAYPTGEHLASYASKFHPLKDEAYWGPYNGPKIVCDEQNKRGKGRRKNKRFLNEMDEKSKNKE; encoded by the exons ATGTCAATTGATGCTAATAATCAAATTTTTCCGGTTGCTTTTGCTATTGTTGAAGCCGAAAATACCGATAGTTGGCCTTGGTTTATGTCATGCATAAGAGTATTTGTTACCAAAAGAAGTGGGTTGTGTGTCATTTCTGATAGACACAAAGGGATTATGAAAGCAATGAGTGAAGTTGGTAGTGGGTGGGAGGAGCCGTATGCCTATCATAGGGTTTGCATTCGTCATTTGGCTTCAAATGTTAATACAAGATTTAGAAATAATGCAGTTAAAGAAATGTTTGGGTCAACGGCAATGCAATTACAAAACAAGAAGTTTGACATAGGATTTCGTCGCCTAGGTGAGTTGAATAGAGAGGCACAACAATATGTTGTTGAAATTGGAATAGAGAAGTGGTCAATTTGCCATGATGGTGGACATAGATATGGAATATTGACTACTAATTTGGCGGAGGCATTTAATAATGTTCTTAAAGGAGCACGTTTTCTACCCGTAACGGCACTCATAAAGTGTGTATTTTTTAGAGTTAATGCATACTTTGTTGAGCGACGTGAGTTTGCAAGGAAACGGTTGATGAAGGGGCttcattatagtccgaagattacaaccttgttgGAGGAAAATTGCCAAAAAGGAGCATACCATAAGGTTGTGGCTTTTGACCATGTCGGAGGGGTGTACCAAGTCACAACACGTAGAGGTTCTCGACCCATGTCACATGGTAACCATTTGCACACCGTTGATTTATCCAAGAGGACATGTACTTGTAACAAGTTCCAAACATACAAGTATCCATGTTCACATGTGTATGCCGTTTGTAAAAAGAAGGGTTTAAATGCTACTCAATTTGTGGACATCGCCTATCCTACCGGAGAACACTTAGCTTCATATGCTTCTAAATTTCACCCTTTGAAAGATGAGGCTTATTGGGGTCCTTACAATGGGCCTAAAATAGTGTGCGATGAGCAAAATAAACGGGGAAAAGGAAGACGGAAGAATAAAAGATTTCTTAATGAAATGGATGAGAAGAGTAAGAACAAG GAATAa
- the LOC141631151 gene encoding serine/threonine-protein phosphatase 7 long form homolog: MEQHQQQGPVNPELLTQQEVHRSKAILEGRDVGSLRCRSHLVSHKGFLVSDQVVDFIRDTQFFFIHRLVGLKFNVELISALVERWRPEAHSFHLTIGEATVTLQDVQVLLGLRIRGDIISGPTAYNWPLLITELLGKTPSSDDLKGASLRIGWLLEQFSGLPEDANEDVLHQYVRAYLLILMATIMFPDKSGNDIQVVYLPLLRDLSNLDNYSWGSAVLATLYRNLCRASNVKSKDIGGPLVLLQLWAWERISIGRPTLMRPVNATHHGPNPLGSQHQIRIDSLGRRWASVIRKRPEGVTTLIGYRDAFDSMRHDQFTWQPYTRQILSFLPPFCYDDSDDWTSDDGPSDLFRHC; the protein is encoded by the coding sequence atggaacaacatcaacaacaaggcCCGGTGAACCCGGAACTTCTCACACAACAAGAGGTACACCGGAGCAAGGCAATATTGGAAGGGCGGGACGTTGGTTCCCTTCGATGTAGGTCACACTTAGTTTCGCACAAGGGGTTTTTGGTAAGTGATCAAGTAGTTGATTTCATTAGGGACACTCagtttttttttattcataggttagTGGGGTTGAAGTTTAATGTGGAATTAATAAGTGCTTTGGTTGAGCGATGGAGGCCGGAAGCCCATTCATTTCACTTGACTATTGGCGAGGCTACTGTGACCTTGCAAGATGTTCAAGTGTTGTTAGGGCTACGGATTAGAGGGGATATTATTAGTGGACCAACCGCTTATAATTGGCCCTTGTTAATAACTGAACTCTTAGGCAAAACACCGAGTAGTGATGACCTTAAGGGGGCTTCTTTGAGGATTGGTTGGTTGTTAGAACAATTTAGTGGTCTTCCGGAAGATGCAAATGAAGATGTTCTACATCAATATGTGAGGGCATATTTGCTTATCTTAATGGCAACTATCATGTTTCCGGATAAGAGTGGTAATGACATACAAGTTGTTTATTTGCCTTTGTTGAGGGATTTGAGCAACTTAGATAATTACTCTTGGGGAAGTGCCGTACTTGCTACTTTATATCGCAATTTATGTAGAGCAAGCAACGTAAAGTCCAAAGACATTGGAGGTCCCCTTGTTCTATTGCAATTGTGGGCATGGGAGAGGATTAGTATTGGTCGACCTACACTCATGAGACCCGTTAATGCTACCCATCATGGACCGAACCCATTAGGTTCTCAACATCAAATCAGGATTGACTCATTGGGTCGTAGGTGGGCAAGTGTGATTCGTAAGAGGCCGGAAGGGGTGACCACACTAATTGGGTATAGGGATGCTTTTGATTCAATGCGACATGATCAGTTTACATGGCAACCTTACACCCGACAGATTTTGTCTTTTTTGCCCCCGTTTTGTTATGATGACTCCGACGATTGGacaagtgatgatggcccctCCGATTTGTTTCGACATTGTTGA